The Deinococcus sonorensis KR-87 genome includes a window with the following:
- a CDS encoding E3 binding domain-containing protein: protein MELISPLAKVLAEANGIDWHTIRGSGDGGAVVEQDILNYLSRVMSGEEEPPPGSVDEPPPGWTGEMPAMPSMDMLSAAGVESDITEFVSQQRGAPMQAAAPAVPAPSFPDLQVPVAAQVEPEPQDAPVEPDEALEADSLDFELDDDQPELADQEADALVASAPEFSSSVAEVQPEVVPAAAVHAEPEQPAAEVEMPPVAALAEAQPAAAPGFGLGGFLSRLYRRDADAAPEPTPAPAPTPAPVVPAVNPPQEVQPAAVVPEPVVPEVQAPAPAAVVEEPTPAPLPEPVQEPVHVAPAAAAQPVPAVVPVPLPAASAQAVTLRLNSDVGSLVAAQGQIAAALGQEVPLPLLVGRAAARSLGVLGLSRAALADHAGQPQAADLQGDFRASLADVTRAGGQAAELLVLDAGSLGLDELHLGGLSLSVGRVQDGQVALSLRGDVEPQVGARFLHEVAALLATPITLLF from the coding sequence ATGGAGTTAATCTCGCCGTTGGCCAAAGTGTTGGCCGAAGCGAACGGTATCGATTGGCACACCATTCGCGGATCTGGCGATGGTGGCGCCGTGGTGGAACAGGACATCCTGAACTACCTGTCTCGCGTCATGAGTGGGGAAGAGGAGCCGCCGCCCGGTTCGGTGGACGAGCCGCCGCCCGGCTGGACCGGGGAGATGCCGGCCATGCCCAGCATGGACATGCTGAGCGCGGCCGGTGTCGAGAGCGACATCACCGAGTTCGTGAGCCAGCAGCGCGGAGCGCCGATGCAGGCTGCTGCCCCGGCCGTCCCCGCCCCCAGCTTCCCGGACCTGCAGGTGCCGGTGGCGGCTCAGGTCGAGCCGGAGCCGCAGGACGCGCCTGTCGAGCCGGACGAGGCGCTGGAGGCCGACAGCCTGGACTTCGAGCTGGATGACGATCAGCCGGAGCTGGCCGACCAGGAGGCCGACGCGCTGGTGGCTTCGGCCCCCGAGTTCAGCAGCTCGGTTGCGGAGGTGCAGCCGGAGGTCGTGCCGGCCGCCGCCGTGCACGCCGAGCCGGAGCAGCCCGCCGCCGAGGTGGAGATGCCGCCGGTCGCGGCCCTGGCCGAGGCACAGCCGGCCGCCGCTCCCGGATTTGGTCTGGGCGGCTTCCTATCGCGGCTGTACCGCCGCGACGCCGATGCCGCGCCGGAGCCGACCCCGGCTCCCGCCCCCACGCCCGCCCCGGTGGTCCCGGCCGTGAACCCGCCGCAGGAGGTCCAGCCGGCTGCCGTGGTCCCGGAGCCGGTCGTTCCCGAGGTGCAGGCCCCCGCTCCGGCCGCTGTGGTGGAGGAGCCGACCCCGGCCCCGCTGCCGGAGCCGGTCCAGGAGCCGGTGCACGTGGCCCCCGCCGCTGCGGCGCAGCCGGTCCCGGCCGTGGTTCCGGTGCCGCTGCCTGCCGCCTCCGCTCAGGCGGTCACACTGCGCCTGAACAGCGATGTGGGCTCGCTGGTGGCCGCCCAGGGCCAGATCGCTGCCGCGCTGGGTCAGGAGGTGCCGCTGCCGCTGCTGGTTGGCCGCGCCGCCGCCCGCTCGCTGGGCGTGCTGGGCCTGAGCCGCGCCGCGCTGGCGGACCATGCCGGTCAGCCGCAGGCCGCCGATCTGCAGGGCGACTTCCGCGCCTCGCTGGCCGATGTGACGCGCGCCGGTGGTCAGGCCGCCGAGCTGCTGGTGCTGGACGCCGGCAGCCTGGGCCTGGACGAACTGCACCTGGGCGGTCTGAGCCTAAGTGTGGGCCGCGTTCAGGACGGTCAGGTCGCCCTGAGCCTGCGCGGCGACGTGGAGCCACAGGTGGGCGCCCGCTTCCTGCACGAGGTCGCCGCACTGCTCGCCACCCCCATCACCCTGCTGTTCTGA
- a CDS encoding Glu/Leu/Phe/Val dehydrogenase family protein, whose product MLIFDEMQSRGHEQLTLLQHAPSTLKAVVAVHSTVLGPAIAGCRLMPYEEERALRDALAISESITLKAALAGLNYGGGACVLSWPASGNNEAHLREALFRSLGRQVRSLGGRVVLTEDVGVTAQDIAFAAQETQSTMGMTTDTPAVTAYGVYRGLKAAARTVLGSESMRGVRVAVLGVGSVGATLCEHLHREGARLTVADRNPAKAERLADELGERVTVVAASDLLDTACDIVAPCGFGHSILSTDVQRLQCRLIAGSEHHPLSRRGEQAVKEAGIAYVPDFAINAAGLIAAASNLSGDQAAERVYANVQQISALAQQYNKPLHLVARKLAERRIELIGSLGRSQA is encoded by the coding sequence ATGCTGATTTTTGACGAAATGCAAAGCCGGGGCCATGAGCAGCTGACCCTGCTGCAGCACGCCCCCAGCACCCTCAAGGCGGTGGTGGCGGTGCACTCCACCGTGCTGGGCCCGGCCATCGCCGGCTGCCGGCTGATGCCGTACGAGGAGGAGCGCGCCCTGCGCGACGCGCTGGCCATCAGCGAGAGCATCACGCTCAAAGCGGCGCTGGCGGGGCTGAACTACGGCGGCGGCGCGTGCGTGCTGAGCTGGCCAGCCAGCGGCAACAACGAGGCGCACCTGCGCGAGGCGCTGTTCCGCTCCTTGGGCCGGCAGGTGCGCTCGCTGGGCGGGCGGGTGGTGCTGACCGAGGACGTGGGCGTGACGGCCCAGGACATCGCGTTCGCCGCCCAGGAAACCCAGTCCACCATGGGCATGACCACCGACACGCCGGCCGTGACCGCCTACGGGGTCTACCGGGGCCTGAAGGCGGCGGCCCGCACGGTGCTGGGCAGCGAGAGCATGCGCGGGGTGCGGGTGGCGGTGCTGGGCGTGGGCTCGGTGGGCGCCACGCTCTGCGAGCACCTGCACCGCGAGGGTGCGCGGCTGACGGTGGCCGACCGCAACCCGGCCAAGGCCGAGCGGCTGGCCGATGAGCTGGGCGAGCGGGTGACGGTGGTGGCGGCCAGCGACCTGCTCGACACCGCCTGCGACATCGTGGCGCCCTGCGGGTTCGGGCACAGCATTCTCAGCACCGACGTGCAGCGGCTGCAGTGCCGGCTGATTGCCGGCAGTGAGCACCACCCGCTGTCCAGGCGCGGCGAGCAGGCGGTCAAGGAGGCGGGCATCGCCTACGTTCCGGACTTTGCCATCAACGCGGCGGGCCTGATCGCGGCGGCCAGCAACCTCAGCGGCGACCAGGCGGCGGAGCGGGTGTACGCCAACGTGCAGCAGATCAGCGCGCTGGCCCAGCAGTACAACAAGCCGCTGCATCTGGTCGCGCGCAAGCTGGCCGAGCGGCGCATTGAGCTGATCGGGTCGCTGGGACGGTCGCAGGCATGA
- the udk gene encoding uridine kinase translates to MKPFVIGVAGGSGSGKTTVTRRVIETVGAEGVAVLVQDNYYRDQSDIPFESRLKTNYDHPAAFDWTLLNEHLEALLAGVPIEMPTYDFTHHTRAAQTLAVLPAPVVVLEGFFALYEERLRQQMHLKVFVDADPDVRFIRRLLRDTQERGRTPESVISQYLEFVRPMHLQFVEPTKRYADVIIPHGGLNEPALDMLAARIRSTV, encoded by the coding sequence ATGAAGCCCTTCGTGATCGGGGTGGCCGGCGGCAGCGGGAGCGGCAAGACCACCGTGACCCGGCGCGTCATCGAGACGGTGGGCGCCGAGGGCGTGGCGGTGCTGGTGCAGGACAACTACTACCGCGACCAGAGCGACATTCCCTTCGAGTCGCGGCTGAAAACCAACTACGACCATCCGGCGGCCTTCGACTGGACGCTGCTGAACGAGCATCTGGAGGCGCTGCTGGCCGGCGTGCCGATCGAGATGCCCACCTACGACTTCACCCACCACACCCGCGCGGCCCAGACGCTGGCGGTGCTGCCGGCCCCGGTGGTGGTGCTGGAGGGCTTCTTTGCGCTGTACGAGGAGCGGCTGCGGCAGCAGATGCACCTGAAGGTCTTTGTGGACGCCGACCCGGACGTGCGTTTTATCCGCCGGCTGCTGCGCGACACCCAGGAGCGGGGCCGCACCCCCGAGAGCGTCATTTCGCAGTACCTGGAGTTCGTGCGTCCGATGCACCTGCAGTTCGTGGAGCCCACCAAACGCTACGCCGACGTGATCATTCCGCACGGCGGCCTGAACGAGCCGGCGCTCGACATGCTGGCCGCCCGCATCCGCAGCACCGTCTGA